Proteins from one Chlorogloeopsis sp. ULAP01 genomic window:
- a CDS encoding YtxH domain-containing protein → MSNNRSGVFFGGLMLGATIGALTGLLVAPRAGRETRQLLKKSANALPELAEDLSTSVQLQADRLSANALRNWDETFERLREAIAAGIEASQRENQAIKRKDAYSEAKSDPIAQHRDS, encoded by the coding sequence ATGTCTAACAACCGTTCTGGAGTATTTTTTGGCGGTTTAATGCTGGGAGCTACCATCGGTGCTTTGACTGGGTTGCTCGTAGCTCCACGTGCAGGGCGTGAAACACGTCAACTATTAAAAAAATCTGCCAATGCCCTGCCAGAATTGGCAGAAGATTTATCAACAAGTGTCCAACTTCAAGCAGATCGCCTATCTGCAAATGCATTGCGAAATTGGGATGAAACATTTGAGCGACTCCGAGAAGCGATCGCTGCTGGTATAGAAGCCAGTCAAAGAGAAAACCAAGCAATCAAGCGAAAGGATGCTTACTCAGAAGCAAAATCAGATCCTATTGCCCAGCACAGAGATAGCTAA
- a CDS encoding TPM domain-containing protein has product MQHCFWRRILAFCAVFLLAGSVWATHSPRAYAYENPDLLPDIPTPVIDLAKSLTIVQEENLAQELEQFEAETGWKLRVLTQYDRTPGRAVKEFWGLDDKSVLLVADASGGNILNFNVGDAVYKLLPRTFWVELQTRFGNLYFVREQGEDQAILQSLESIESCLRQGGCRVVPGLPREQWILTLVTSIIGGVICGFAAQPRREGQILAWQWALIFSPLWGILFIAFGIGPVVSRTSEWLPLIRNISGFLIGALVAYLSPVFSRSSASET; this is encoded by the coding sequence ATGCAGCATTGTTTTTGGCGACGGATTTTGGCATTTTGCGCGGTGTTTCTTTTGGCAGGTTCAGTTTGGGCAACCCATTCTCCCCGTGCCTACGCCTACGAGAATCCGGATTTATTACCTGATATTCCAACCCCTGTCATAGATTTAGCCAAGTCTCTTACGATCGTTCAAGAAGAAAACTTAGCTCAAGAATTAGAGCAATTTGAAGCTGAAACTGGATGGAAACTGAGAGTTTTGACTCAGTATGATCGCACTCCCGGTAGAGCAGTGAAAGAGTTTTGGGGTTTAGATGACAAAAGCGTTCTGTTAGTTGCCGATGCTAGTGGTGGTAATATTCTCAACTTTAACGTCGGTGATGCTGTTTATAAGCTGCTTCCTCGTACTTTTTGGGTAGAATTGCAAACACGTTTTGGCAATCTATACTTTGTACGCGAGCAAGGTGAAGACCAGGCTATTTTACAGTCTCTAGAGTCGATTGAGTCTTGTTTGCGTCAGGGAGGTTGCCGTGTTGTTCCTGGCTTACCTAGAGAACAATGGATTCTCACCCTCGTTACCTCAATCATTGGTGGAGTTATTTGTGGGTTTGCTGCTCAACCCCGACGCGAAGGACAAATTTTGGCTTGGCAATGGGCTTTAATTTTTTCTCCTTTATGGGGAATTTTGTTTATTGCCTTTGGTATTGGGCCAGTAGTATCACGTACTTCTGAATGGCTACCTTTAATTCGCAATATCTCCGGCTTTTTGATTGGAGCTCTAGTTGCGTACTTATCTCCTGTTTTCAGTCGCTCATCGGCATCGGAAACGTAA
- a CDS encoding precorrin-8X methylmutase, which yields MEWHITDAQSLAIIDDEFGDHVFSPAEYEIVRRIIYATGDFEYKSLIRFSDSALQAGAAALAARTTIVVDLSIVQVGISYGIQNTFANPIYCGMDAPTRPQKEKTRVAWGIETLAKRYPEGIFVVGQAQTALTILVDLIELEEIKPALVIATPTSFMNVDAAKERLRDSLVPHITIDSRKGGAVVAMAIIDGLVDLAWQAYGQAGTSQQT from the coding sequence ATGGAATGGCACATAACTGATGCTCAAAGTTTGGCAATAATTGATGATGAGTTTGGCGATCATGTTTTTTCTCCTGCCGAGTACGAAATTGTGCGACGCATCATTTATGCTACAGGGGATTTTGAATATAAATCTTTAATTCGTTTTTCTGATAGTGCCTTACAAGCAGGGGCTGCGGCTCTGGCTGCACGTACAACTATCGTAGTAGATTTATCGATTGTACAAGTAGGGATTAGCTATGGCATTCAAAACACCTTCGCTAACCCAATATATTGTGGTATGGATGCCCCTACTCGTCCTCAAAAAGAAAAAACCCGTGTAGCTTGGGGAATAGAAACTTTAGCCAAGCGATATCCAGAAGGCATATTTGTGGTAGGACAAGCACAAACTGCTTTGACAATATTAGTTGATTTAATTGAATTAGAGGAAATTAAGCCTGCTTTAGTTATTGCTACACCAACAAGTTTTATGAATGTGGATGCTGCTAAAGAACGATTGCGAGACTCTCTAGTACCCCACATCACAATTGATAGCCGCAAAGGTGGTGCAGTGGTAGCTATGGCAATTATTGATGGATTGGTGGATCTAGCTTGGCAAGCTTATGGACAGGCAGGAACTAGTCAACAAACTTAG
- a CDS encoding DUF948 domain-containing protein: MSEPLFWLGLSILLVATSLTAVLVAAIPALQEVARAARSAEKFFDTLSRELPPTLDAIRMTSLEITDLTDDVSEGVKSASGVVKQVDQSFNNAKQQAQNLQVGTRSLFVGVKAAWKTLTHPKSSKRSGDRLSVNQKGVLSSRSKKAIRQYKPYRNQDIYNDANSWDSNNTEDWQDEE; the protein is encoded by the coding sequence GTGAGTGAACCTCTGTTTTGGCTGGGATTATCTATACTCCTAGTCGCCACCAGTTTGACTGCTGTTTTGGTGGCGGCGATACCAGCTTTGCAAGAGGTGGCGCGTGCGGCTCGTAGTGCGGAAAAGTTTTTTGATACTCTCTCACGAGAACTGCCACCAACCCTAGATGCTATCCGCATGACTAGCTTGGAAATCACCGATTTAACAGATGATGTCAGCGAGGGCGTCAAAAGTGCTTCTGGTGTAGTCAAGCAAGTTGATCAAAGTTTCAATAACGCTAAACAGCAGGCTCAAAATCTTCAAGTTGGTACACGTAGCCTGTTTGTTGGTGTCAAAGCGGCATGGAAAACCCTGACACACCCAAAATCTTCCAAAAGAAGTGGCGATCGCTTATCGGTAAATCAAAAAGGCGTGCTGTCATCCCGATCAAAAAAAGCGATCAGGCAGTACAAACCTTATCGAAATCAAGATATCTACAATGATGCAAATAGTTGGGACAGCAATAACACGGAAGATTGGCAGGACGAAGAATAG
- a CDS encoding monovalent cation/H(+) antiporter subunit G, which translates to MLVPLTREKFNQLIPLIATGPQYKYYWGKFPDFLQRLLISVVAAAIVLVIKVIFRLDFGPIVFLLGLIGALYWLWGPVFWASMQNAKCRRYKYSGFFRGRVLDWWITDELVGKQETVDSKGDLVIVENREKRINLEVGDDTGFTAQIQAPLRVEHKAITRGQVAEMIVMSSRPDLSRIEQITDIYIPRRELWVNDYPYLRRDYFPEVSRRLRDREQERRSQRPRPEVDIESRESRRSRGNRKIRRRWEQEEMDNY; encoded by the coding sequence ATGCTTGTCCCACTGACTCGCGAGAAATTTAATCAACTTATCCCCTTAATTGCCACTGGCCCACAGTACAAGTATTACTGGGGGAAATTTCCAGATTTTTTACAACGGCTATTAATTTCTGTAGTCGCAGCAGCTATTGTTTTAGTAATCAAAGTTATTTTTCGGCTTGATTTTGGCCCCATAGTCTTTTTACTAGGACTGATCGGTGCTCTTTACTGGTTGTGGGGGCCAGTTTTTTGGGCTAGTATGCAAAATGCCAAATGCCGCCGTTATAAATACAGTGGCTTTTTCCGTGGGCGAGTTTTGGATTGGTGGATCACCGATGAGTTAGTTGGCAAACAAGAAACCGTTGACAGTAAAGGCGATTTAGTCATCGTCGAAAATCGAGAAAAACGAATTAACTTGGAAGTAGGCGACGACACAGGATTTACCGCCCAAATTCAAGCACCACTGCGGGTTGAACACAAGGCTATCACTCGTGGGCAAGTAGCAGAAATGATAGTGATGTCAAGTCGTCCAGATTTGAGCAGGATTGAACAAATCACTGATATTTACATTCCCAGGCGCGAGTTATGGGTAAACGATTATCCTTATTTGCGCCGAGATTACTTTCCTGAAGTCAGTCGCCGTTTGCGCGATCGCGAACAGGAAAGACGTAGCCAACGTCCTCGCCCAGAAGTAGATATAGAAAGTAGGGAGAGTAGGAGAAGTAGAGGAAATAGGAAAATCAGGAGAAGATGGGAACAAGAGGAAATGGATAACTATTAA